A single Micromonospora luteifusca DNA region contains:
- a CDS encoding LuxR C-terminal-related transcriptional regulator produces MSRWKFVGRSDELNRLLTAVTGEAGRGLFFSGSAGIGKSRLLREGVSALPTERFAIWSIAASATTAALPFGGLVQVLPAEQPQGLSPAGILRWALNVLQQQAAGRRIVLAIDDAHLLDPPSAALVHLVARAENATVVGTLRDGEQIPLPIRALWTDDLVEHVELSPMPHAETAGLLAAILGGPVDAGSADRLGRLSAGNPLLLRELVHAANGSAELKRTYGIWKWTGRLELAPNLTDLIDTRVGKLTDGVRAVVELVAFGEPLGLHLLNKAADPADVETAEERGLISVVQHDRRTNVRLAHPLYGEVMRRRCPVSRTRRLQAHLAELLEQVGKRRRDDLLRVAVWRLDSGTAQDPALLVDAAVQAFTRYDVPLATRLARAALHADGGSDAAELLATILMFADRPDEAIDVLDAVTPEPGDERRFCRWLTVRGMVSYWGLSRQSTVEEIASQVEQLSDSADRSRVHAFEAIMRLHRLDTTTAVRLSQRVLDRPAAGVAARELARCTIAYVQAAQGQLTRSGTAIAQVHSAVANWRTDMPYLQLALELARGTRLMLTGDLAGIDAIVADEFADLAGAGDFRLGTGYLAILQAYAARLRGQSDAAMRTSLGACAVLATSRVYAGLAQAERAQSAALRGDAAQATAAMAEADRTHAPGMAVLYPWLEQARGATLATSGDLPGAVKHLSDLVDRLRSDGFAGHEVHVLHDLVRLEQAGMAVGPTCSDGGRRTVAQRLAELSERVDGVLPPLLARHARAAVTDSAADLLAVADDYAALELTVYAAEATSQAVQRLRQQQSATANDARERLAGLLGRCDLIRTPALQAGAPVLTEREWQVARLAAHGAPSRAIAERLYLSARTVENHLQRIYAKLGVTGRAELWAALRAIPGHDGGDTD; encoded by the coding sequence ATGAGTCGATGGAAGTTCGTCGGCCGGTCCGACGAGCTCAACCGCCTGCTGACGGCGGTGACCGGCGAGGCCGGCCGCGGGCTCTTCTTCAGCGGCAGCGCGGGCATCGGCAAGAGTCGGCTGCTGCGCGAAGGCGTGAGCGCGTTGCCCACCGAACGGTTCGCGATCTGGTCCATCGCCGCCAGCGCCACCACCGCCGCGCTGCCGTTCGGCGGGCTGGTGCAGGTCCTCCCCGCCGAGCAGCCCCAGGGCCTCTCCCCCGCCGGGATCCTGCGCTGGGCGCTCAACGTGCTGCAACAGCAGGCGGCCGGCCGCCGGATCGTGCTCGCCATCGACGATGCCCACCTGCTCGATCCGCCCTCCGCCGCCCTGGTGCACCTGGTCGCCCGCGCCGAGAACGCCACAGTGGTCGGCACCCTGCGCGACGGCGAGCAGATCCCGCTGCCGATCCGCGCACTCTGGACCGACGACCTGGTCGAGCACGTCGAGCTGAGCCCGATGCCGCATGCGGAAACCGCCGGCCTGCTGGCGGCGATCCTGGGCGGCCCGGTCGACGCCGGCTCCGCCGACCGGCTCGGTCGGCTGTCGGCGGGAAATCCGCTGCTGCTCCGGGAGCTGGTGCACGCCGCCAACGGCAGCGCCGAGCTGAAACGCACCTACGGGATCTGGAAGTGGACCGGGCGACTGGAGCTGGCTCCGAACCTGACCGACCTGATCGACACCCGGGTCGGGAAACTCACCGACGGCGTCCGCGCGGTCGTCGAGCTGGTCGCGTTCGGCGAACCACTCGGCCTGCACCTGCTCAACAAGGCCGCCGACCCGGCCGACGTGGAGACCGCCGAGGAACGCGGCCTGATCAGCGTCGTCCAGCACGACCGACGGACCAACGTCCGGCTGGCTCATCCGCTCTACGGCGAGGTGATGCGCCGCCGCTGCCCGGTCAGCCGCACCCGCCGACTTCAGGCACACCTCGCCGAGCTGCTCGAGCAGGTCGGCAAGCGCCGCCGCGACGACCTGCTGCGGGTCGCGGTGTGGCGACTCGACTCGGGCACCGCACAGGACCCGGCGTTGTTGGTGGACGCCGCCGTCCAGGCGTTCACCCGCTATGACGTGCCGCTGGCGACCCGCCTGGCCCGTGCCGCGTTGCACGCCGATGGCGGCTCCGACGCCGCCGAGCTGCTCGCCACCATCCTGATGTTCGCCGACCGGCCCGACGAGGCGATCGACGTCCTCGACGCGGTGACCCCCGAGCCCGGCGACGAGCGGCGGTTCTGCCGCTGGCTGACCGTGCGCGGGATGGTCAGCTACTGGGGGCTCAGCCGGCAGTCCACGGTGGAGGAGATCGCGAGCCAGGTCGAACAACTCAGCGACTCCGCCGACCGCTCCCGGGTGCACGCCTTCGAGGCCATCATGCGCCTGCACCGACTGGACACGACCACCGCGGTACGGCTCAGCCAACGCGTACTGGACCGGCCGGCGGCCGGCGTCGCCGCCCGCGAGCTGGCCCGCTGCACCATCGCGTACGTCCAGGCCGCACAGGGCCAGCTGACCCGCAGCGGTACGGCGATCGCCCAGGTGCACTCCGCCGTAGCCAACTGGCGCACCGACATGCCGTACCTGCAGCTGGCCCTGGAGCTCGCCCGGGGCACCCGGCTCATGCTCACCGGCGACCTCGCCGGGATCGACGCGATCGTGGCCGACGAGTTCGCCGACCTCGCCGGCGCTGGCGACTTCCGGCTCGGCACCGGCTACCTGGCCATCCTCCAGGCGTACGCGGCCCGGCTGCGCGGGCAGAGCGACGCGGCCATGCGTACCTCGCTGGGTGCCTGTGCGGTGCTGGCCACCAGCCGGGTCTACGCCGGTCTGGCCCAGGCCGAACGCGCCCAGTCGGCGGCGCTGCGCGGCGACGCCGCGCAGGCCACCGCGGCGATGGCCGAGGCGGACCGCACCCACGCGCCAGGCATGGCGGTGCTCTACCCATGGCTGGAGCAGGCCCGGGGCGCGACGCTTGCCACGTCGGGTGACCTGCCGGGCGCGGTCAAGCACCTCAGCGACCTGGTGGACCGGCTGCGCTCGGACGGCTTCGCCGGGCACGAGGTGCACGTCCTCCACGACCTCGTCCGGCTGGAACAGGCCGGCATGGCGGTCGGGCCCACCTGTTCCGACGGTGGCCGGCGCACCGTGGCACAGCGTCTGGCCGAGCTCTCCGAACGGGTCGACGGGGTGCTTCCGCCGCTGCTGGCCCGGCACGCCCGCGCCGCGGTGACCGACTCTGCCGCGGATCTGCTCGCGGTCGCCGACGACTATGCCGCACTGGAGTTGACCGTGTACGCGGCCGAGGCAACCTCCCAGGCCGTGCAACGGTTGCGCCAGCAGCAGTCGGCGACGGCCAACGATGCCCGGGAACGCCTGGCCGGGTTGCTCGGGCGTTGTGACCTGATCCGGACGCCGGCGCTGCAGGCCGGCGCACCGGTGCTCACCGAGCGGGAGTGGCAGGTGGCCCGCCTCGCCGCGCACGGCGCGCCCAGCCGGGCCATCGCCGAACGGCTCTACCTCTCCGCACGGACCGTGGAAAACCACCTCCAGCGGATCTACGCGAAGCTTGGCGTGACCGGCCGGGCCGAGCTGTGGGCCGCACTGCGGGCGATCCCGGGCCACGACGGCGGCGATACGGACTGA
- the clpS gene encoding ATP-dependent Clp protease adapter ClpS codes for MAAPQVAPVETPDTDEVPAADRQWVTIVWDDPVNLMTYVTWVFQKLFGYSRERAEQLMLDVHHKGRAVVSTGARERMEHDASQLHAYGLWATVDRS; via the coding sequence ATGGCGGCTCCGCAGGTTGCACCGGTCGAGACGCCGGACACTGACGAGGTGCCGGCGGCTGACCGGCAATGGGTGACGATCGTGTGGGACGACCCGGTCAATCTGATGACGTACGTGACCTGGGTCTTCCAGAAGCTTTTCGGCTACAGCCGGGAGAGGGCCGAGCAGTTGATGCTGGACGTGCACCACAAGGGCCGTGCCGTGGTCTCCACCGGTGCCCGGGAGCGGATGGAGCACGACGCGTCGCAGCTGCACGCGTACGGGCTGTGGGCGACGGTGGACCGGTCATGA
- a CDS encoding DUF2017 domain-containing protein codes for MSMFRRQAGRYVAIFAVDEVRVLRKVASEVVGLLTDGFDHTDPVVGRLFPAVYPKDAPGTAEFRRYTEGDLKTAKIDQAGAILAALPDDAGGEVRLDAEAAEAWLRALNDARLAMGVRLEIKDGTDLGEELDDAVAEDPASSRVFQLSVYAYLGYLQESLLNALID; via the coding sequence ATGAGCATGTTCCGCCGCCAGGCCGGCCGTTATGTCGCCATCTTCGCCGTCGACGAGGTGCGGGTGTTGCGCAAGGTCGCCTCCGAGGTGGTCGGCCTGCTCACCGACGGTTTCGACCACACCGACCCGGTCGTCGGTCGGCTCTTCCCGGCGGTCTACCCGAAGGACGCGCCCGGCACCGCCGAGTTCCGCCGCTACACCGAGGGCGACCTGAAGACCGCGAAGATCGATCAGGCGGGGGCGATCCTGGCCGCGCTGCCCGACGACGCCGGCGGTGAGGTGCGACTGGACGCCGAGGCGGCCGAGGCATGGTTGCGGGCGCTGAACGACGCCCGACTCGCGATGGGCGTCCGACTGGAGATCAAGGACGGCACGGATCTGGGCGAGGAGTTGGACGACGCGGTCGCCGAGGACCCCGCCTCCAGCCGGGTGTTCCAGCTTTCGGTCTACGCGTACCTCGGGTATCTGCAGGAGTCGCTGCTCAACGCCTTGATCGACTAG
- a CDS encoding Mov34/MPN/PAD-1 family protein: MLSIDRSIIDAIVAHARRDHPDEACGVVAGPVGSDTPTRHIPMDNAARSMTFYEFDSMEHLRVWREMDDRDEEPVVIYHSHTATEAYPSRTDVSFAGEPGAHYLLVSTREPDSEEIRSFRIVDGVVTEEPVRVVEAGVDPHAVQSYMFGQSPATVDYECSGR, translated from the coding sequence GTGCTGAGCATCGACCGGTCGATCATCGACGCGATCGTCGCCCACGCGCGCCGGGATCACCCCGACGAGGCGTGCGGCGTGGTCGCCGGTCCCGTCGGCAGCGACACCCCGACCCGGCACATCCCGATGGACAACGCCGCGCGGTCGATGACCTTCTACGAGTTCGACTCGATGGAGCACCTGCGGGTGTGGCGGGAGATGGACGACCGGGACGAGGAGCCCGTGGTCATCTACCACTCGCACACCGCCACCGAGGCGTACCCGTCACGGACGGATGTCTCCTTCGCCGGCGAGCCGGGCGCGCATTACCTGCTCGTCTCGACGCGTGAGCCCGACTCGGAGGAGATCCGGTCGTTCCGGATCGTCGACGGCGTGGTCACCGAGGAGCCGGTTCGGGTCGTGGAGGCCGGCGTCGACCCACATGCCGTCCAGTCCTACATGTTCGGGCAGAGCCCGGCGACGGTCGACTACGAGTGTTCCGGCCGCTGA
- a CDS encoding MoaD/ThiS family protein, with amino-acid sequence MAIEVRIPTILRSYTGGAKVVDGTGDTLADLLTDLDSRHGGLRGRLITEAGTLHRFVNVYVNDEDVRFLGALDAKLTDGDSVTILPAVAGGAFGFAAAAAISSHGAAVAAR; translated from the coding sequence ATGGCCATTGAGGTTCGCATCCCCACCATCCTGCGCAGCTACACCGGCGGCGCCAAGGTCGTCGACGGCACCGGCGACACCCTCGCCGATCTGCTCACCGACCTGGATTCCCGGCACGGCGGCCTGCGTGGCCGGCTGATCACCGAGGCTGGCACGCTGCACCGCTTCGTCAACGTCTACGTGAACGACGAGGACGTCCGTTTCCTCGGCGCGTTGGACGCCAAGCTCACTGACGGTGACAGCGTTACCATCCTGCCGGCCGTGGCCGGCGGCGCGTTCGGCTTCGCTGCGGCAGCGGCGATCAGTTCGCACGGCGCCGCCGTCGCGGCTCGCTGA
- a CDS encoding PLP-dependent cysteine synthase family protein, with amino-acid sequence MARYDSLLDACGGTPLVGLPRLSPTVPDGAPPVRLWAKLEDRNPTGSIKDRAALFMVRAAEEAGRLRAGDTILEPTSGNTGISLAMVAKLRGYRLVCVMPENVSTERVQLLRMYGAEIIFSPAAGGSNQAVATAKQISVEHPDWVMLYQYGNEANARAHYETTGPELLHDLPTITHFVAGLGTTGTLMGAGRYLREKVEGVQVVAAEPRYGEVVYGLRNIDEGYVPELYDASVLSRRFSVGTRDAVLRTRQLVEVEGIFAGFSTGAILHAALAVAHEAVRDGRRADVAFVVCDGGWKYLSTGAYGGTLADAEDALEGQLWA; translated from the coding sequence ATGGCGCGGTACGACAGCCTGCTCGACGCGTGCGGGGGTACGCCGCTGGTCGGCCTGCCCCGGCTCTCTCCGACGGTGCCCGACGGGGCCCCGCCGGTGCGGCTCTGGGCCAAACTGGAGGACCGGAACCCGACCGGCAGCATCAAGGACCGCGCGGCGCTCTTCATGGTGCGGGCGGCGGAGGAGGCCGGCCGGCTTCGCGCGGGTGACACCATCCTCGAGCCGACCAGTGGCAACACCGGCATCTCGTTGGCGATGGTGGCCAAGTTGCGCGGCTACCGGCTGGTCTGTGTGATGCCCGAGAACGTCTCCACCGAGCGGGTCCAGTTGCTCCGGATGTACGGGGCCGAGATCATCTTCTCGCCGGCGGCGGGTGGTTCCAACCAGGCGGTTGCCACCGCCAAGCAGATCTCCGTGGAGCACCCGGACTGGGTGATGCTCTACCAGTACGGCAACGAGGCCAACGCGCGGGCGCACTACGAGACGACCGGGCCGGAGCTGCTGCACGACCTGCCCACCATCACGCACTTCGTGGCGGGGCTCGGCACCACCGGCACCCTGATGGGTGCCGGGCGCTACCTGCGGGAAAAGGTCGAGGGCGTTCAGGTCGTGGCCGCCGAGCCGCGTTACGGCGAGGTGGTCTACGGCCTGCGCAACATCGACGAGGGGTACGTGCCGGAGTTGTACGACGCCTCGGTGCTCTCCCGACGCTTCTCGGTCGGCACCCGGGACGCGGTGCTGCGCACCCGGCAACTGGTGGAGGTGGAGGGCATCTTCGCCGGCTTCTCCACAGGTGCCATCCTGCATGCCGCGCTCGCGGTCGCGCACGAGGCGGTCCGCGACGGCCGGCGGGCCGACGTGGCCTTCGTGGTCTGCGACGGCGGGTGGAAGTACCTGTCGACCGGCGCGTACGGCGGCACGCTCGCCGATGCCGAGGACGCCCTGGAGGGGCAGCTCTGGGCCTGA
- a CDS encoding MBL fold metallo-hydrolase: protein MRLTVLGSAGSFPGPESPCSAYLVEADGFRLLVDFGSGSLSSLQRYAGLHAPDAILLTHLHCDHMFDAVLYVVVRRWAPDGPYPALPVYAPAGAPDRLSAAYGEDGSVEDVYQFYALQPGTFPIGPFTVTVDRVNHPVETYGVRLEHDGRSLCYSSDTAPCEALLRLAQNADVFLCEASYLDGVDNPPDLHLTGREAGEAATKAAVGRLLLTHLVPAWGSEAHTLESAASAYAGPLEVVRPGASYDV from the coding sequence ATGCGACTGACCGTCCTTGGAAGCGCTGGGAGTTTCCCCGGCCCCGAGTCGCCCTGCTCGGCCTACCTCGTCGAGGCTGACGGTTTTCGCCTCCTGGTCGACTTCGGTTCGGGCTCGCTGTCCAGCCTTCAGCGGTACGCCGGGTTGCATGCCCCGGACGCGATCCTGCTGACCCACCTGCACTGTGATCACATGTTCGACGCTGTTCTCTATGTGGTGGTGCGCCGGTGGGCCCCGGACGGCCCCTACCCGGCGCTGCCGGTGTACGCGCCCGCTGGCGCGCCGGACCGGCTCAGCGCCGCGTACGGCGAGGACGGTTCGGTGGAGGACGTGTACCAGTTCTATGCGCTCCAGCCGGGCACCTTCCCGATCGGCCCGTTCACCGTCACCGTCGACCGGGTCAACCATCCCGTCGAGACGTACGGCGTGCGGTTGGAGCACGACGGCCGTTCGCTGTGTTACTCGTCGGACACCGCGCCCTGCGAGGCGTTGCTGCGGCTGGCGCAGAACGCCGACGTGTTCCTCTGCGAGGCCAGTTACCTTGACGGCGTGGACAATCCGCCGGATCTGCACCTGACCGGTCGGGAGGCCGGTGAGGCGGCGACCAAGGCCGCGGTGGGCCGGCTGTTGCTCACCCACCTGGTGCCCGCCTGGGGCAGTGAGGCGCACACGCTGGAGTCGGCCGCCTCCGCGTACGCGGGGCCGCTCGAGGTGGTCCGGCCCGGCGCCAGCTACGACGTCTGA
- the rph gene encoding ribonuclease PH has product MARPDGRGPSQLRPVTLTRGWSTHPEGSVLVEFGGTRVLCTASVTEGVPRWRKGSGLGWVTAEYAMLPRATNTRSDRESVKGRVGGRTHEISRLIGRSLRASIDLKALGENSIVLDCDVLQADGGTRTAAITGAYVALHDAVGWLAARKALAGKPDKVMHRSVAAVSVGIIAGEARLDLCYEEDVAAEVDMNVVCTGAGDFVEVQGTGEAGVFARDQLDSLLDLAVAGCAELAEAQRKALA; this is encoded by the coding sequence ATGGCGCGACCTGACGGGCGAGGGCCCTCTCAACTTCGACCGGTGACCCTGACCCGAGGCTGGAGCACCCATCCGGAGGGCTCGGTGCTCGTCGAGTTCGGCGGCACCCGGGTGCTCTGCACGGCGAGCGTCACCGAGGGGGTGCCCCGCTGGCGCAAGGGCTCCGGGCTCGGCTGGGTGACCGCCGAGTACGCGATGCTGCCCCGGGCCACCAACACCCGCTCCGACCGGGAGAGCGTCAAGGGTCGGGTCGGTGGCCGCACCCACGAGATCTCTCGGCTGATCGGCCGTAGCCTGCGGGCCAGCATCGACCTCAAGGCGCTCGGCGAGAACTCGATCGTGCTCGACTGCGACGTGCTCCAGGCCGACGGCGGCACCCGGACGGCCGCGATCACCGGCGCGTACGTCGCGTTGCACGACGCGGTGGGGTGGCTCGCCGCCCGCAAGGCGTTGGCCGGGAAGCCGGACAAGGTGATGCACCGGTCGGTGGCCGCGGTCAGCGTGGGGATCATCGCCGGTGAGGCGCGACTGGACCTCTGCTACGAGGAGGACGTCGCCGCCGAGGTGGACATGAACGTGGTCTGCACCGGTGCGGGTGACTTCGTGGAGGTGCAGGGCACCGGCGAGGCGGGCGTGTTCGCCCGGGACCAGCTCGACAGCCTGCTGGACCTGGCCGTGGCCGGATGCGCCGAGTTGGCCGAAGCCCAGCGGAAGGCTCTCGCGTGA
- the rdgB gene encoding RdgB/HAM1 family non-canonical purine NTP pyrophosphatase, which produces MNKVLLATRNRKKLVELQRILDGALGAHRIALIGLDDIEQYAELPETGLTFGENALIKAREGCRQSGLPTIADDSGIAVDALNGMPGVFSARWSGRHGDDKANLQLVLDQIADVPDEQRAASFVCTVALVLPGGKEHLVDGRQSGRVLRAPRGDGGFGYDPIFLGDGQDRTNAELTPAEKDAISHRGKALRELAKLVAKVLPPAA; this is translated from the coding sequence ATGAACAAGGTCCTGCTCGCCACCCGTAACCGTAAGAAGCTGGTGGAACTTCAGCGGATCCTGGACGGCGCGCTCGGTGCGCACCGGATCGCCCTGATCGGGCTGGACGACATCGAGCAGTACGCGGAGCTGCCGGAGACCGGCCTGACCTTCGGCGAGAACGCACTCATCAAGGCGCGGGAGGGCTGCCGCCAGAGCGGCCTGCCAACCATCGCCGACGACTCGGGGATCGCGGTGGACGCGCTCAACGGGATGCCGGGGGTGTTCAGCGCCCGCTGGTCCGGCCGGCACGGCGACGATAAGGCCAACCTTCAGCTGGTGCTGGATCAGATCGCCGACGTGCCCGACGAGCAGCGGGCCGCCTCGTTCGTCTGCACTGTGGCGTTGGTGCTGCCCGGCGGCAAGGAGCACCTGGTCGATGGCCGGCAGTCCGGTCGGGTGCTGCGCGCTCCGCGCGGCGATGGTGGGTTCGGCTACGACCCGATCTTCCTCGGCGACGGGCAGGACCGGACCAACGCCGAGTTGACCCCGGCCGAGAAGGACGCCATCAGCCACCGCGGCAAGGCGCTGCGGGAGCTGGCGAAGCTGGTCGCCAAGGTCCTGCCGCCCGCCGCCTGA